A window of Pedobacter lusitanus contains these coding sequences:
- a CDS encoding pyridoxal phosphate-dependent aminotransferase, protein MFQGHGDDGYLHRQTLAADFSTNVWYGGAPKGLKEHLFAQWDNVQHYPEVLAESLTAKIAGSYGFKAENILVTNGSTESIYLVAQAYQHQKTTITIPAFAEYEDACKLFGHEIRLLDWSALETGLMPDNGLLFICNPNNPTGAVIEDLEKLIRKYPDLLFVVDEAFIEFTLVVSSVINLIEKYSNLIVLRSMTKAYAIPGLRLGYIAANISLIDRLRSFKLPWAVNTMAIAAGHFIFDHYQDLQIPVHQLLADKTELIKELPADLLTVYPGHTHFFLAKTNFQTGAALKQFLLKEFNILIRDAGNFRGLSAGHIRMATLSKDKNQLLINALAEWKHI, encoded by the coding sequence ATGTTTCAGGGACACGGGGACGACGGATATTTACACCGGCAGACATTAGCCGCAGATTTTAGCACTAATGTCTGGTATGGCGGGGCACCAAAAGGATTAAAGGAACATCTTTTTGCACAATGGGATAATGTACAGCATTATCCCGAGGTACTTGCAGAAAGTCTTACCGCAAAAATAGCCGGTTCATATGGCTTTAAAGCCGAAAATATATTGGTAACCAATGGGAGTACAGAGAGTATTTATCTGGTTGCCCAGGCTTATCAGCATCAGAAGACAACCATTACAATTCCGGCTTTTGCAGAATATGAAGATGCCTGTAAACTATTTGGTCATGAAATCAGATTGCTGGATTGGTCAGCACTGGAGACTGGGCTTATGCCTGATAACGGGCTGCTGTTTATTTGTAACCCGAATAATCCAACAGGGGCGGTAATCGAAGATCTGGAGAAATTGATACGGAAATATCCTGATCTGCTTTTTGTTGTTGATGAAGCATTTATTGAATTTACACTAGTGGTCAGTTCAGTGATTAATCTCATTGAAAAATACAGTAACCTGATTGTTTTACGCTCGATGACCAAAGCTTATGCGATTCCCGGTTTGAGATTGGGGTATATAGCTGCAAATATTTCTTTGATTGACCGGTTAAGATCTTTTAAATTGCCATGGGCAGTAAATACGATGGCAATCGCAGCCGGACACTTTATTTTTGACCATTACCAGGACCTGCAAATTCCTGTTCATCAGTTATTGGCTGATAAAACTGAATTGATAAAGGAACTACCAGCTGATCTGCTGACTGTTTATCCCGGGCATACCCATTTTTTTCTTGCAAAGACAAATTTTCAAACCGGAGCAGCATTAAAACAGTTTTTACTGAAAGAATTTAATATATTGATCCGTGATGCAGGAAATTTTAGAGGACTTAGTGCCGGGCATATTCGTATGGCTACTTTAAGTAAGGATAAAAATCAATTACTGATCAATGCTTTAGCTGAATGGAAACATATATAA